One genomic segment of Drosophila melanogaster chromosome 3R includes these proteins:
- the tacc gene encoding transforming acidic coiled-coil protein, isoform M, producing MDFLANIIKRPKSIATTGISTNQPTTMEALEAASPADECSTPRDKGGVTLVSAHLDSLLESASEELQRLEGKHCELFMESISNPLPAPEDSTDSREEIQKFLSEINFNLNQVSANEMEHLQAMSGELSPLAVKPSPKPTSMDQQKAMAAALGHQTAVPGGLKPEDDLVPKFGGLPEFDETQIPELAPLSTDMDTQLKSNHSDSDVFVECLSLHSERYTGDRSELEAYSSALNDVLEQQLSMTSVSTLGAEFNDPLAVSQHNNVSYEAMDVDDLNETMEMLKDVLNAEDRHLMQTHILSVTQSKPENNFVHYHPNQEQNRVELDQLAKHSKPNSDAKESESLVESVLSEESGTQSFEPKLTLSALDSTKDLAKHQEEMQTNTKDIFQKEKHHPVSSAQVKDAQNPKEPEKALNLKEASSELSTKSAKSLEYPNQEKQFSVAVESMERPCTAISLEQNASPAMEATEDRTVEELDQMDVDESMKVDDATVLNSCRQEQINAHSPVSSKFFLKLCVQNDTDCQDNKMDQKTAGKESALKMTEIELPVESVPSASLSPPTPALQAKIIELSLSPPIPTHRPKTAEELEFLALRELPLPDGVSTAGKVECKQLSHGLVPIVAVLPTPLYLDLKGNTTTASLPEPTSPSFPIKEPAEKQSHFPRSPRAQLEQKDMPYLEEAVVERSSHRKQSDFGVIAKSPIVFELTQPSPEKQHLNETLPMSEISPTSSNMTFDSGSITEDKSQKGTENIEPSSTLAVSLGSVDDKQRRTFSVVQPTKEEEEAKSRRTFCMENENPRRTFCMQQNASPAVEATEDTGADEVMDVDISMRADEVAVMKSHQQTWKERQAPISNSPPIPTHQRLNRPPEAISPVSPLGNGTVVLEEQTLSAKEQATLSASDEKDDVFLEHFGAISPVSDDMFKTSSASNNQAKFRVNADEETGGKGASAMIRKRSGTAGEQEEIFDAEFHDGVNNQNLILNSSDFDYLYTKGSNSVPIDRSSLLLKFDPLLGAPVPVNHPNQQEQALQNILGSNQHQNRLLSPTLEEHETSDGNQSFGVISSAKDTAKKWDFKPPVDRTKKHVKMSVDVIDNDCNKTFDNSNTNTEDKTHNYNDMDELEKKIKNEVTRSEDIEKKLKEGELREEALIKRITEKDKTNAKLNGVIEAYEKAIAELISEKEQQAQLHERQLQEVQADRDANYHHLTSLETTFSDLHVKYEKSKEMTSQLKSNEESLLAERKQMMDNLRLQEQRYDKMKNHAMQQLEIANKKLDTYSREHADETKKLKALLKKEEISRVSMTEQLQQKSRENADLLKICEELIYGKGQDF from the exons ATGGATTTCCTCGCGAATATCATCAAAAGACCCAAAAGCATCGCCACCACTGGCATCAGCACCAATCAGCCAACGACAATGGAAGCCCTAGAAGCTGCTAGTCCCGCTGATGAATGTTCTACACCAAGGGATAAGGGAGGAGTTACACTTGTATCCGCGCACCTGGACTCGTTACTAGAGTCCGCCTCTGAGGAGCTGCAACGACTGGAGGGAAAGCACTGTGAACTATTTATGGAATCCATCTCGAACCCACTCCCAGCCCCCGAGGACAGCACTGATAGTAGAGAAGAAATACAGAAATTTCTAAGCGAAATAAACTTCAATCTGAACCAAGTGAGTGCTAACGAAATGGAGCACTTGCAAGCCATGAGTGGCGAG CTGAGTCCGTTGGCGGTGAAGCCCAGTCCCAAGCCAACGAGCATGGATCAACAGAAGGCAATGGCGGCAGCTCTGGGGCATCAGACGGCGGTACCCGGTGGACTTAAGCCAGAAGACGACCTCGTTCCAAAGTTTGGAGGTCTTCCCGAGTTCGATGAGACGCAAATACCGGAACTAGCTCCTTTAAGTACCGATATGGATA CTCAACTGAAATCCAACCATTCGGATTCGGATGTTTTTGTCGAGTGTTTATCGCTTCATAGCGAGCGCTACACCGGAGATCGATCGGAGTTAGAGGCATATTCAAGTGCCCTTAATGATGTTTTGGAGCAGCAGCTGTCCATGACCTCAGTTTCTACACTGGGAGCTGAATTCAACGATCCTTTGGCAGTTAGCCAGCACAACAACGTCAGCTATGAAGCCATGGATGTGGATGACCTAAACGAAACCATGGAAATGTTAAAGGACGTCTTGAATGCGGAAGACCGTCATCTTATGCAAACGCATATTCTCAGCGTAACCCAGTCAAAACCAGAGAATAATTTTGTGCACTATCATCCAAATCAGGAGCAAAATAGGGTTGAACTAGACCAGTTAGCCAAACACTCTAAACCCAATAGTGATGCAAAGGAATCAGAATCATTGGTAGAATCAGTACTGTCTGAGGAGTCTGGTACACAATCCTTTGAGCCGAAGCTCACCTTATCTGCCTTGGACTCTACGAAAGACTTAGCTAAGCATCAAGaggaaatgcaaacaaatacaaaagaTATATTTCAGAAAGAGAAGCACCACCCGGTCAGTAGTGCTCAGGTGAAGGACGCACAAAATCCTAAGGAGCCTGAAAAGGCCTTAAATCTCAAAGAGGCTTCTTCAGAACTGTCCACAAAATCAGCAAAATCTCTAGAATACCCTAATCAAGAGAAGCAATTTTCGGTGGCAGTAGAATCAATGGAGAGACCATGCACTGCCATCAGCCTTGAGCAAAATGCATCCCCAGCTATGGAGGCAACTGAAGACAGGACTGTGGAGGAGCTTGATCAAATGGATGTGGATGAATCCATGAAAGTGGATGATGCCACAGTGCTTAACTCATGTCGGCAGGAGCAAATTAATGCTCATTCTCCCGTTTCAAGCAAATTTTTCTTAAAACTCTGCGTTCAAAATGATACGGATTGTCAAGATAATAAAATGGATCAAAAAACTGCAGGAAAAGAAAGTGCATTAAAGATGACTGAAATAGAGCTGCCTGTAGAATCTGTCCCATCAGCTTCGCTCTCACCGCCGACACCCGCACTTCAAGCAAAAATTATCGAACTTTCCCTTTCCCCGCCCATACCTACACATCGCCCAAAAACAGCGGAGGAACTAGAGTTCCTGGCTTTGAGGGAGCTGCCTTTGCCTGATGGTGTCTCGACGGCGGGGAAGGTGGAATGTAAGCAGCTATCACACGGCCTGGTACCCATTGTGGCAGTCTTACCAACGCCACTTTACTTGGATCTGAAAGGGAATACAACCACTGCAAGCCTTCCAGAACCGACTTCGCCCAGTTTCCCCATCAAAGAACCTGCTGAAAAACAGTCCCACTTTCCACGCTCACCGCGTGCTCAGCTCGAGCAAAAGGACATGCCCTATTTGGAAGAGGCTGTGGTAGAACGTTCATCACATCGCAAGCAAAGCGATTTCGGAGTCATAGCGAAATCACCAATAGTCTTTGAGTTAACACAACCGAGTCCTGAGAAGCAGCACCTCAACGAAACCTTGCCAATGAGCGAGATTTCTCCCACTTCGTCAAATATGACCTTTGACAGCGGAAGCATTACGGAGGACAAATCACAGAAGGGTACAGAGAATATTGAGCCTTCTTCCACCCTTGCCGTAAGTCTGGGATCGGTTGATGATAAGCAGCGGCGCACTTTCTCGGTGGTTCAGCCCACgaaggaagaggaggaggccAAATCGCGTCGGACTTTCTGTATGGAAAATGAGAACCCTCGACGCACCTTCTGCATGCAGCAGAATGCTTCTCCAGCGGTGGAGGCTACCGAAGACACCGGGGCTGATGAAGTTATGGATGTGGATATCTCCATGAGGGCAGATGAAGTAGCCGTGATGAAGTCGCATCAGCAAACTTGGAAGGAACGCCAAGCACCAATTTCAAATTCACCACCAATTCCTACTCACCAACGTTTAAATAGACCTCCTGAGGCGATTTCTCCAGTGTCCCCATTGGGAAATGGCACCGTTGTGTTGGAGGAGCAAACTCTCTCTGCTAAAGAGCAAGCCACGCTAAGTGCCAGCGATGAGAAGGACGATGTTTTCTTGGAGCACTTTGGTGCAATTTCCCCAGTTTCGGATGACATGTTTAAAACCAGCAGCGCTTCCAACAATCAAGCAAAGTTTAGGGTCAATGCTGATGAAGAAACCGGAGGCAAAGGCGCTTCTGCGATGATCAGGAAGAGAAGTGGTACAGCTGGCGAGCAGGAAGAGATCTTTGATGCCGAATTCCATGATGGCGTCAACAACCAAAACC TAATACTAAATTCATCAGATTTTGATTATTTGTACACGAAAGGCAGCAATAGTGTGCCTATTGACCGCAGTTCGCTGCTGTTGAAGTTTGATCCCCTCCTTGGAGCCCCTGTTCCCGTTAATCATCCGAATCAGCAGGAGCAGGCGCTGCAGAATATTCTGGGATCGAACCAGCACCAGAACCGGCTCCTTAGCCCAACATTGGAGGAGCACGAAACAAGTGACGGGAACCAGTCTTTTGGAGTAATATCGAGTGCCAAAGATACAGCCAAGAAATGGGATTTTAAGCCACCTGTGGATAGAACAAAA AAGCATGTTAAAATGAGTGTGGACGTCATTGATAACGATTGCAATAAAACCTTCGATAATTCCAA CACTAATACGGAGGATAAGACGCACAACTACAACGATATGGATGAGCTggagaagaaaatcaaaaatgaaGT AACGAGGTCCGAAGACATTGAAAAGAAGCTCAAGGAGGGAGAGCTGCGCGAGGAGGCTCTGATCAAGCGTATTACAGAAAAGgacaaaacaaatgcaaaactaAA CGGTGTCATTGAGGCATATGAGAAGGCAATTGCAGAGCTCATTAGTGAGAAGGAGCAGCAAGCACAGCTTCACGAACGGCAGTTGCAGGAAGTCCAGGCAGACCGGGACGCAAATTACCATCACTTAACATCGTTGGAGACGACATTTTCCGATCTGCATGT GAAATACGAGAAAAGCAAAGAGATGACCTCGCAGCTTAAAAGTAACGAGGAATCGCTTCTGGCAGAGCGAAAGCAGATGATGGACAATCTGCGGTTGCAGGAACAGCGCTACGACAAGATGAAGAACCATGCCATGCAGCAGCTGGAAAT TGCCAACAAAAAGCTGGACACCTACTCGAGGGAGCATGCCGACGAGACGAAAAAACTTAAAGCTTTACTTAAGAAGGAGGAGATCTCGCGGGTCTCGATGACGGAGCAGCTGCAACAGAAGTCCCGCGAAAACGCTGATCTGCTCAAGATCTGCGAAGAGCTCATCTATGGCAAGGGACAAG ATTTTTAG
- the tacc gene encoding transforming acidic coiled-coil protein, isoform J, which produces MEFDDAENGLGMGFGGRGVLREINKNDGGIKLSPLAVKPSPKPTSMDQQKAMAAALGHQTAVPGGLKPEDDLVPKFGGLPEFDETQIPELAPLSTDMDTQLKSNHSDSDVFVECLSLHSERYTGDRSELEAYSSALNDVLEQQLSMTSVSTLGAEFNDPLAVSQHNNVSYEAMDVDDLNETMEMLKDVLNAEDRHLMQTHILSVTQSKPENNFVHYHPNQEQNRVELDQLAKHSKPNSDAKESESLVESVLSEESGTQSFEPKLTLSALDSTKDLAKHQEEMQTNTKDIFQKEKHHPVSSAQVKDAQNPKEPEKALNLKEASSELSTKSAKSLEYPNQEKQFSVAVESMERPCTAISLEQNASPAMEATEDRTVEELDQMDVDESMKVDDATVLNSCRQEQINAHSPVSSKFFLKLCVQNDTDCQDNKMDQKTAGKESALKMTEIELPVESVPSASLSPPTPALQAKIIELSLSPPIPTHRPKTAEELEFLALRELPLPDGVSTAGKVECKQLSHGLVPIVAVLPTPLYLDLKGNTTTASLPEPTSPSFPIKEPAEKQSHFPRSPRAQLEQKDMPYLEEAVVERSSHRKQSDFGVIAKSPIVFELTQPSPEKQHLNETLPMSEISPTSSNMTFDSGSITEDKSQKGTENIEPSSTLAVSLGSVDDKQRRTFSVVQPTKEEEEAKSRRTFCMENENPRRTFCMQQNASPAVEATEDTGADEVMDVDISMRADEVAVMKSHQQTWKERQAPISNSPPIPTHQRLNRPPEAISPVSPLGNGTVVLEEQTLSAKEQATLSASDEKDDVFLEHFGAISPVSDDMFKTSSASNNQAKFRVNADEETGGKGASAMIRKRSGTAGEQEEIFDAEFHDGVNNQNRSNSVPIDRSSLLLKFDPLLGAPVPVNHPNQQEQALQNILGSNQHQNRLLSPTLEEHETSDGNQSFGVISSAKDTAKKWDFKPPVDRTKKHVKMSVDVIDNDCNKTFDNSNTNTEDKTHNYNDMDELEKKIKNEVTRSEDIEKKLKEGELREEALIKRITEKDKTNAKLNGVIEAYEKAIAELISEKEQQAQLHERQLQEVQADRDANYHHLTSLETTFSDLHVKYEKSKEMTSQLKSNEESLLAERKQMMDNLRLQEQRYDKMKNHAMQQLEIANKKLDTYSREHADETKKLKALLKKEEISRVSMTEQLQQKSRENADLLKICEELIYGKGQGGSS; this is translated from the exons ATGGAATTCGACGACGCAGAAAATGGCCTAGGAATGGGATTTGGTGGTCGCGGCGTTCTGCGGGAGATCAACAAAAACGATGGCGGCATTAAG CTGAGTCCGTTGGCGGTGAAGCCCAGTCCCAAGCCAACGAGCATGGATCAACAGAAGGCAATGGCGGCAGCTCTGGGGCATCAGACGGCGGTACCCGGTGGACTTAAGCCAGAAGACGACCTCGTTCCAAAGTTTGGAGGTCTTCCCGAGTTCGATGAGACGCAAATACCGGAACTAGCTCCTTTAAGTACCGATATGGATA CTCAACTGAAATCCAACCATTCGGATTCGGATGTTTTTGTCGAGTGTTTATCGCTTCATAGCGAGCGCTACACCGGAGATCGATCGGAGTTAGAGGCATATTCAAGTGCCCTTAATGATGTTTTGGAGCAGCAGCTGTCCATGACCTCAGTTTCTACACTGGGAGCTGAATTCAACGATCCTTTGGCAGTTAGCCAGCACAACAACGTCAGCTATGAAGCCATGGATGTGGATGACCTAAACGAAACCATGGAAATGTTAAAGGACGTCTTGAATGCGGAAGACCGTCATCTTATGCAAACGCATATTCTCAGCGTAACCCAGTCAAAACCAGAGAATAATTTTGTGCACTATCATCCAAATCAGGAGCAAAATAGGGTTGAACTAGACCAGTTAGCCAAACACTCTAAACCCAATAGTGATGCAAAGGAATCAGAATCATTGGTAGAATCAGTACTGTCTGAGGAGTCTGGTACACAATCCTTTGAGCCGAAGCTCACCTTATCTGCCTTGGACTCTACGAAAGACTTAGCTAAGCATCAAGaggaaatgcaaacaaatacaaaagaTATATTTCAGAAAGAGAAGCACCACCCGGTCAGTAGTGCTCAGGTGAAGGACGCACAAAATCCTAAGGAGCCTGAAAAGGCCTTAAATCTCAAAGAGGCTTCTTCAGAACTGTCCACAAAATCAGCAAAATCTCTAGAATACCCTAATCAAGAGAAGCAATTTTCGGTGGCAGTAGAATCAATGGAGAGACCATGCACTGCCATCAGCCTTGAGCAAAATGCATCCCCAGCTATGGAGGCAACTGAAGACAGGACTGTGGAGGAGCTTGATCAAATGGATGTGGATGAATCCATGAAAGTGGATGATGCCACAGTGCTTAACTCATGTCGGCAGGAGCAAATTAATGCTCATTCTCCCGTTTCAAGCAAATTTTTCTTAAAACTCTGCGTTCAAAATGATACGGATTGTCAAGATAATAAAATGGATCAAAAAACTGCAGGAAAAGAAAGTGCATTAAAGATGACTGAAATAGAGCTGCCTGTAGAATCTGTCCCATCAGCTTCGCTCTCACCGCCGACACCCGCACTTCAAGCAAAAATTATCGAACTTTCCCTTTCCCCGCCCATACCTACACATCGCCCAAAAACAGCGGAGGAACTAGAGTTCCTGGCTTTGAGGGAGCTGCCTTTGCCTGATGGTGTCTCGACGGCGGGGAAGGTGGAATGTAAGCAGCTATCACACGGCCTGGTACCCATTGTGGCAGTCTTACCAACGCCACTTTACTTGGATCTGAAAGGGAATACAACCACTGCAAGCCTTCCAGAACCGACTTCGCCCAGTTTCCCCATCAAAGAACCTGCTGAAAAACAGTCCCACTTTCCACGCTCACCGCGTGCTCAGCTCGAGCAAAAGGACATGCCCTATTTGGAAGAGGCTGTGGTAGAACGTTCATCACATCGCAAGCAAAGCGATTTCGGAGTCATAGCGAAATCACCAATAGTCTTTGAGTTAACACAACCGAGTCCTGAGAAGCAGCACCTCAACGAAACCTTGCCAATGAGCGAGATTTCTCCCACTTCGTCAAATATGACCTTTGACAGCGGAAGCATTACGGAGGACAAATCACAGAAGGGTACAGAGAATATTGAGCCTTCTTCCACCCTTGCCGTAAGTCTGGGATCGGTTGATGATAAGCAGCGGCGCACTTTCTCGGTGGTTCAGCCCACgaaggaagaggaggaggccAAATCGCGTCGGACTTTCTGTATGGAAAATGAGAACCCTCGACGCACCTTCTGCATGCAGCAGAATGCTTCTCCAGCGGTGGAGGCTACCGAAGACACCGGGGCTGATGAAGTTATGGATGTGGATATCTCCATGAGGGCAGATGAAGTAGCCGTGATGAAGTCGCATCAGCAAACTTGGAAGGAACGCCAAGCACCAATTTCAAATTCACCACCAATTCCTACTCACCAACGTTTAAATAGACCTCCTGAGGCGATTTCTCCAGTGTCCCCATTGGGAAATGGCACCGTTGTGTTGGAGGAGCAAACTCTCTCTGCTAAAGAGCAAGCCACGCTAAGTGCCAGCGATGAGAAGGACGATGTTTTCTTGGAGCACTTTGGTGCAATTTCCCCAGTTTCGGATGACATGTTTAAAACCAGCAGCGCTTCCAACAATCAAGCAAAGTTTAGGGTCAATGCTGATGAAGAAACCGGAGGCAAAGGCGCTTCTGCGATGATCAGGAAGAGAAGTGGTACAGCTGGCGAGCAGGAAGAGATCTTTGATGCCGAATTCCATGATGGCGTCAACAACCAAAACC GCAGCAATAGTGTGCCTATTGACCGCAGTTCGCTGCTGTTGAAGTTTGATCCCCTCCTTGGAGCCCCTGTTCCCGTTAATCATCCGAATCAGCAGGAGCAGGCGCTGCAGAATATTCTGGGATCGAACCAGCACCAGAACCGGCTCCTTAGCCCAACATTGGAGGAGCACGAAACAAGTGACGGGAACCAGTCTTTTGGAGTAATATCGAGTGCCAAAGATACAGCCAAGAAATGGGATTTTAAGCCACCTGTGGATAGAACAAAA AAGCATGTTAAAATGAGTGTGGACGTCATTGATAACGATTGCAATAAAACCTTCGATAATTCCAA CACTAATACGGAGGATAAGACGCACAACTACAACGATATGGATGAGCTggagaagaaaatcaaaaatgaaGT AACGAGGTCCGAAGACATTGAAAAGAAGCTCAAGGAGGGAGAGCTGCGCGAGGAGGCTCTGATCAAGCGTATTACAGAAAAGgacaaaacaaatgcaaaactaAA CGGTGTCATTGAGGCATATGAGAAGGCAATTGCAGAGCTCATTAGTGAGAAGGAGCAGCAAGCACAGCTTCACGAACGGCAGTTGCAGGAAGTCCAGGCAGACCGGGACGCAAATTACCATCACTTAACATCGTTGGAGACGACATTTTCCGATCTGCATGT GAAATACGAGAAAAGCAAAGAGATGACCTCGCAGCTTAAAAGTAACGAGGAATCGCTTCTGGCAGAGCGAAAGCAGATGATGGACAATCTGCGGTTGCAGGAACAGCGCTACGACAAGATGAAGAACCATGCCATGCAGCAGCTGGAAAT TGCCAACAAAAAGCTGGACACCTACTCGAGGGAGCATGCCGACGAGACGAAAAAACTTAAAGCTTTACTTAAGAAGGAGGAGATCTCGCGGGTCTCGATGACGGAGCAGCTGCAACAGAAGTCCCGCGAAAACGCTGATCTGCTCAAGATCTGCGAAGAGCTCATCTATGGCAAGGGACAAGGTGGTAGTAGTTAA